ACCAGAATCAGGCGCTGCAGGCCGATGCGGGCCTCGATGGTCAGCAGTTCGAGCCGAACTTCTGCCAGTTCGAGAACGTTCGCCAACCAGCCCCGCACGCGTCTTTCGCTGCGGCCGGAGTGGGTTGAATCGTCGGCCATGGGATGAATCAATGGATTGGGAGCTTCAGCCTTCCCTGCGAAGGCATGAGTGCTTGCGGAGCAGTCCGATCAACTCGGATCAGCGACGGCCCAGGAGCACGCCAATCAAGATGCCCAGCGCGGCGGCGGCACCGATCGACGACCAGGGGTTGTCGTGCACGTATTCGTCCGTCGCGGTGGCGGCTTGGCGTGCGCGGGCGCGCACAGCGGCGTCGGCATCGGCGAGCTTTTCGCGGGCGACGTTCAGGTTCTCTCGGGCGCGGGCACGCAGCTCGTTCACGCGGCTGTCGGTCTGGCCAGCGGTGGCCGCCAGCAGGTCTTCTGCATCGGAAATCACGCGGCGCAGGTTGGACACGAGTTGTTCTTTGGTTTCGATGGCGGAGTCCGCCAGATCAGACGTGTAAGACATGGAATTCACTCCTTCGGAACGAAAAATTCATCGTAACAGAGCGCACGGGCTGCCCACGTAGGACGGCGCCGAAGCCTGTTGCAGCACCGCCGCTTGCCGTCAGGCGCCAGCCGGATTGCGCAGACGAATGTGCAGCTCGCGCAGCTGCTTTTCGTCCACGGGGCTGGGCGCGTGCGTCAGCAGATCCTGCGCGCGTTGCGTCTTGGGGAAGGCAATCACGTCGCGGATCGACTCGGCGCCCGTCATCAGCGTGATCAGGCGGTCCAGGCCGAACGCCAGGCCGCCGTGGGGTGGTGCGCCGTACTGCAGCGCGTCCAACAGGTAGCCGAACTTGAGCTGGGCGTCGTCCGGGCTGATCTTGAGCGCCGAGAACACCTTGGACTGCACGTCGGCGCGGTGGATACGCACCGAGCCACCGCCCAGCTCCCAGCCGTTGAGCACCATGTCGTAGGCCTTGGCCAGACATTGGCCTGGGTCGGTGTCCATC
This genomic interval from Ottowia oryzae contains the following:
- a CDS encoding DUF883 family protein, whose amino-acid sequence is MSYTSDLADSAIETKEQLVSNLRRVISDAEDLLAATAGQTDSRVNELRARARENLNVAREKLADADAAVRARARQAATATDEYVHDNPWSSIGAAAALGILIGVLLGRR